One window of the Staphylococcus equorum genome contains the following:
- the rho gene encoding transcription termination factor Rho, with protein MPDKVRTSPQYESFHELYKNYTTKDLTQKAKSLKLTNYSKLNKKELVLAIMEAQMEKDGNYYMEGVLDDIQQDGYGFLRTVNYSKGEKDIYISASQIRRFEIKRGDKVTGKVRKPKDNEKYYGLLQVDFVNDENAEEVKKRPHFQALTPLYPEERIVLETTKQNFSTRIMDLITPIGLGQRGLIVAPPKAGKTSLLKEIANAIAINKPDAELFVLLVGERPEEVTDIERSVESAEVVHSTFDEPPQHHVKVAELLLERAKRLVEVGKDVIILMDSITRLARAYNLVIPPSGRTLSGGLDPASLHKPKAFFGAARNIEAGGSMTILATALVDTGSRMDDMIYEEFKGTGNMELHLDRKLAERRVFPAIDIGRSSTRKEELLISPKDLESLWQLRNMFTDSIDFTERFVRKLKRTENNQEFFEQLQKAAKESTKTGKPII; from the coding sequence ATGCCTGATAAAGTACGAACATCACCTCAGTATGAATCGTTCCACGAATTATACAAAAATTACACTACAAAAGATCTCACTCAAAAAGCAAAATCTCTAAAACTAACAAATTATAGTAAACTTAATAAAAAAGAACTTGTTCTTGCAATTATGGAAGCGCAAATGGAAAAAGACGGTAACTATTATATGGAGGGTGTATTAGATGACATCCAACAAGATGGCTATGGTTTCCTTAGAACAGTTAATTATTCAAAAGGTGAAAAAGATATTTATATCTCTGCCAGTCAAATACGACGTTTTGAAATCAAACGCGGCGATAAAGTTACTGGTAAAGTAAGAAAACCAAAGGATAATGAAAAGTATTATGGTTTGCTACAAGTTGATTTTGTTAACGACGAGAATGCAGAAGAAGTTAAAAAAAGACCTCACTTTCAAGCGTTAACGCCATTATATCCTGAAGAACGAATCGTTTTAGAAACAACGAAGCAAAATTTTTCGACTCGTATTATGGATTTAATTACGCCAATTGGTTTGGGCCAACGTGGACTTATTGTTGCACCACCAAAAGCAGGTAAAACATCTCTATTAAAAGAGATTGCTAACGCTATTGCTATCAACAAACCAGATGCAGAATTATTTGTATTATTAGTCGGAGAACGTCCAGAAGAAGTAACAGATATTGAACGTTCTGTTGAATCTGCTGAAGTTGTGCACTCTACATTTGATGAGCCACCACAACACCATGTTAAAGTTGCAGAACTTTTATTAGAACGTGCAAAAAGACTTGTTGAAGTAGGAAAAGATGTCATTATTTTAATGGATTCAATTACAAGGTTAGCTCGTGCATACAACCTTGTCATACCACCAAGTGGACGCACATTGTCTGGTGGTTTAGACCCTGCGTCATTACACAAGCCAAAAGCATTTTTCGGAGCTGCAAGAAATATTGAAGCTGGTGGCAGTATGACGATACTAGCTACAGCGTTAGTTGATACAGGATCACGTATGGACGATATGATTTACGAAGAATTTAAAGGAACGGGTAACATGGAATTACATCTAGATCGTAAATTGGCAGAGCGCCGAGTATTTCCAGCTATTGATATCGGTCGTAGTTCAACGCGTAAAGAAGAACTACTTATTTCTCCAAAAGATTTAGAATCATTATGGCAATTACGTAATATGTTTACAGATTCAATTGATTTTACAGAAAGATTTGTACGCAAATTAAAACGTACAGAAAATAACCAAGAATTTTTTGAACAATTACAAAAGGCTGCTAAAGAAAGCACTAAAACAGGTAAACCAATTATTTAA